From the genome of Streptomyces sp. NBC_01260, one region includes:
- a CDS encoding ABC transporter ATP-binding protein, with protein sequence MTETVLESVREPAAEPVLSVRDLSVSFRSDTRTVHAVDGVSYDLHPGEVLAVVGESGCGKSVTSMAVMGLLPSTAHIGGSIRLGGRELVGAHEKELQRVRGKDIAMIFQEPMTSLNPVLTIGRQIGEVLRRHQGLSRKEARERSVDLLGLVGIPAPRSRIDEYPHQLSGGMRQRVMIAIAVACDPAVLIADEPTTALDVTVQAGILEVLQALRERLGTAIVLVTHDLGVVADAADRVLVMYAGRSVEQAPVHDLFATARHPYTRGLLGAVLRPGGEGKRRLPEIPGLVPSLDSQPDACTFAPRCSRADDSCTSGRPGFRSVDPEKGADAAHRTACRHPYAADEASDVLTATPAADRTPVAGPARSDQEAGK encoded by the coding sequence ATGACCGAGACCGTTCTCGAATCCGTACGGGAGCCGGCGGCCGAACCGGTCCTGAGCGTCCGCGACCTGTCGGTGTCCTTCCGCTCCGACACCCGGACCGTGCACGCCGTCGACGGCGTCTCCTACGACCTCCACCCCGGCGAAGTGCTCGCCGTGGTGGGGGAGTCGGGGTGCGGCAAGTCCGTCACCTCGATGGCCGTGATGGGGCTGCTCCCGTCCACCGCGCACATCGGCGGCTCCATCAGGCTCGGCGGCCGGGAACTGGTCGGCGCACACGAGAAGGAGCTCCAGAGGGTCCGCGGCAAGGACATCGCGATGATCTTCCAGGAGCCGATGACCTCGCTCAACCCGGTCCTCACCATCGGCCGCCAGATCGGCGAGGTACTCCGCAGGCACCAGGGGCTGAGCAGGAAGGAGGCCAGGGAACGGTCCGTGGACCTCCTCGGCCTGGTCGGCATCCCCGCCCCGCGCAGCCGCATCGACGAATACCCGCACCAGCTCTCCGGCGGGATGCGCCAGCGCGTCATGATCGCCATCGCCGTCGCCTGCGACCCCGCCGTCCTCATCGCCGACGAGCCGACCACCGCACTCGACGTCACCGTGCAGGCCGGCATCCTCGAAGTCCTCCAGGCCCTGCGCGAACGGCTCGGCACCGCGATCGTCCTGGTCACCCACGACCTCGGTGTCGTCGCCGACGCGGCTGACCGGGTGCTGGTCATGTACGCCGGGCGCTCCGTCGAACAGGCCCCCGTCCACGACCTGTTCGCCACCGCCAGGCACCCGTACACCCGCGGCCTGCTCGGCGCCGTCCTGCGGCCCGGCGGCGAGGGGAAGCGCCGGCTGCCCGAGATCCCCGGCCTGGTGCCGAGCCTCGACAGCCAGCCCGACGCCTGCACCTTCGCACCCCGGTGCAGCCGCGCCGACGACAGCTGTACGAGCGGCAGGCCGGGCTTCCGGTCCGTCGACCCGGAAAAGGGCGCGGACGCGGCCCACCGTACGGCGTGCCGGCACCCGTACGCGGCCGACGAGGCGTCCGACGTCCTCACCGCCACCCCCGCCGCGGACCGCACCCCCGTCGCCGGGCCCGCCCGATCCGACCAGGAGGCCGGAAAGTGA
- a CDS encoding ABC transporter permease, translating to MTKYLLTRLRQSLITLFLVSIVVFAGIRALPGDPALALAGEERSPEALAAIREAYGLNDNIVVQYGRFIGHALTGDLGTSSRTGLPVADAIGQALPVTLELAALSLLLAVVLGIGAGVVAAVRRGKPEEWIANVIALIGLSIPTFWLGIVLVLGFAIAVPVFAASGYVPFGTDPLDNLRRMVLPAIVLGSGLAAVVMRQTRAAMLDSLCADYVRTARAKGLSKRSVVGGHALRNSLVTVVTVLGLQLGHLISGAVVTEQIFVLPGFGKLTIDAVFTRDYATLQAVVLCTSAAYILINLLVDVVYSVIDPRIRLGGAR from the coding sequence ATGACGAAATACCTGCTGACGCGCCTGCGCCAGTCCCTCATCACCCTCTTCCTCGTCTCCATCGTGGTCTTCGCCGGAATCCGGGCACTGCCCGGCGACCCGGCGCTCGCCCTGGCCGGTGAGGAGCGCAGCCCCGAGGCGCTCGCCGCGATCCGGGAGGCGTACGGCCTCAACGACAACATCGTCGTGCAGTACGGACGGTTCATCGGCCACGCACTCACCGGCGACCTCGGCACCTCCTCCCGGACCGGGCTCCCGGTCGCCGACGCGATCGGCCAGGCCCTCCCCGTCACGCTGGAGCTGGCCGCGCTCTCGCTGCTGCTCGCCGTGGTCCTCGGCATCGGCGCCGGCGTGGTCGCCGCCGTACGGCGGGGGAAGCCCGAGGAGTGGATCGCCAACGTCATCGCGCTGATCGGCCTCTCCATCCCGACCTTCTGGCTCGGCATCGTGCTGGTCCTCGGATTCGCCATCGCCGTCCCGGTGTTCGCCGCGTCCGGATACGTCCCCTTCGGCACCGACCCGCTCGACAACCTGCGCCGCATGGTGCTGCCCGCGATCGTGCTCGGCTCCGGACTCGCCGCCGTCGTGATGCGCCAGACCCGGGCCGCGATGCTCGACTCGCTCTGCGCCGACTACGTACGGACGGCCCGCGCCAAGGGCCTGTCGAAACGGTCCGTCGTCGGCGGGCACGCACTGCGCAACTCCCTCGTCACCGTGGTGACCGTGCTGGGGCTCCAGCTCGGCCACCTGATCTCCGGCGCGGTCGTCACCGAGCAGATCTTCGTCCTGCCCGGCTTCGGCAAGCTCACCATCGACGCCGTCTTCACCCGTGACTACGCCACGCTCCAGGCCGTGGTGCTCTGCACCTCCGCCGCGTACATCCTCATCAATCTGCTGGTCGACGTGGTCTATTCGGTCATCGACCCGCGCATCCGGCTCGGAGGTGCCCGGTGA
- a CDS encoding ABC transporter permease, with protein sequence MTAATPALPAQQTAKRRSGGGRLRALRGNRLALIGGVIAAVFILVALLAPLIAPYDPSRPDFGNVLAQPGWSHWLGTDDLGRDQLSRIVYGARASMQVGLVAVVLAFVIGVPLGLAGGYYGKFTDGAISRLTDTMLAFPFLVLAVGLAAILGPSLTNATIAIGISQIPAVIRITRAETLRLKHVDYVGAAIANGGGDGTVLFRHILPNATSALIVQATVGIPAAIIGEALLSFLGLGVQPPDPSLGVMLSGAQSFLAPAPWLAVFPGLAIVAATLAFNLLGDGLRDVLDPRGGTR encoded by the coding sequence GTGACCGCAGCGACCCCAGCGCTCCCCGCCCAGCAGACCGCGAAGCGGCGGTCCGGCGGCGGCAGACTGCGCGCCCTGCGCGGGAACAGGCTCGCCCTGATCGGCGGCGTCATCGCGGCCGTCTTCATCCTGGTCGCCCTCCTCGCCCCGCTGATCGCCCCGTACGACCCGTCCCGGCCTGACTTCGGGAACGTACTGGCCCAGCCCGGCTGGTCCCACTGGCTCGGCACCGACGACCTCGGACGCGACCAGCTCTCCCGGATCGTCTACGGCGCCCGCGCCTCCATGCAGGTCGGGCTCGTCGCCGTGGTGCTGGCCTTCGTGATCGGCGTACCGCTGGGGCTGGCCGGCGGCTACTACGGGAAGTTCACCGACGGTGCGATCTCCCGGCTCACCGACACCATGCTGGCGTTCCCGTTCCTGGTGCTCGCCGTGGGCCTGGCGGCGATCCTCGGCCCCTCGCTGACCAACGCCACCATCGCCATCGGCATCTCGCAGATCCCCGCCGTCATCCGCATCACCCGGGCCGAGACCCTGCGGCTCAAGCACGTCGACTACGTCGGCGCGGCCATCGCCAACGGCGGCGGCGACGGGACCGTGCTGTTCCGGCACATCCTGCCCAACGCCACCTCCGCGCTGATCGTCCAGGCGACCGTCGGCATCCCCGCCGCGATCATCGGCGAGGCGCTGCTCAGCTTCCTCGGCCTCGGGGTCCAGCCGCCGGACCCGTCCCTCGGCGTGATGCTCTCCGGCGCCCAGTCCTTCCTGGCGCCCGCGCCCTGGCTCGCCGTCTTCCCCGGCCTGGCGATCGTCGCGGCGACCCTGGCCTTCAACCTGCTCGGCGACGGACTGCGGGACGTCCTCGACCCCCGTGGAGGGACCCGATGA
- a CDS encoding ABC transporter substrate-binding protein, whose translation MRRKAIALVAVVLVSLTSGCASLQSSATEVGGVRKTDDRPVRDGGTLTVALNSDPDKLDPTLAQTLVGRTVFAGMCEKLYDIDEDGVVVPQLAAALPTTSADGRTVTLKVRRGPRFSDGTRLDAAAVVTSLLRHRDLPGSARGTELAPVGSIEATGPYTVRMRLKQPYVPLTGVLADRAGMVMSPAALKKYGKNFTNHPSCVGPFRFVERVGGDRIVLKKDPNYYDADKVHLDGVVYKPIPDGNVRLANLRSGDLQVGDQMGPIDVQSSLTEPGLQLFNSPSLGYQGIGLNVGNVKGLGQKPGRLDTPIARDVRVREAFELAIDRDTLNKVVFQGMYEPACGPISPQSAIAPGIKAQDCPKRDVAKAKELLRQAGVSTPVKIELKTSTTPEQGRVGQVLQAMVKEAGFDLSLRPTEYATMLSETDAGDYDVFTSGWSGRLDPDGNVANFLKTAGAMNAYGLGDPEIDKLIAEGSTVSDPARRTEIYDELTRRVQDAHTMIYLYRQKNYVVASKDVAGIRVYGDGLVRVTTAGYTR comes from the coding sequence GTGTCCCTCACCTCGGGCTGTGCGTCGCTGCAGTCCTCGGCGACCGAGGTCGGCGGTGTGCGCAAGACCGACGACCGGCCCGTGCGCGACGGCGGGACACTCACCGTCGCTCTCAACTCCGACCCGGACAAGCTCGACCCGACGCTCGCCCAGACCCTCGTCGGCCGCACGGTCTTCGCGGGCATGTGCGAGAAGCTCTACGACATCGACGAGGACGGTGTCGTCGTGCCGCAGCTCGCTGCCGCACTGCCCACCACCTCGGCCGACGGCCGCACCGTCACCCTGAAGGTGCGGCGCGGCCCGAGGTTCAGCGACGGCACCCGGCTCGATGCCGCGGCCGTCGTCACCTCGCTGCTGCGCCACCGCGACCTCCCCGGATCCGCCCGCGGCACCGAACTCGCCCCGGTCGGCTCCATCGAGGCCACCGGCCCGTACACGGTCCGGATGAGACTCAAGCAGCCCTATGTGCCCCTCACCGGCGTCCTCGCCGACCGGGCCGGGATGGTGATGTCACCGGCCGCGCTCAAGAAGTACGGCAAGAACTTCACCAACCACCCCTCCTGCGTAGGCCCCTTCCGGTTCGTCGAGCGGGTCGGCGGTGACCGGATCGTCCTGAAGAAGGACCCCAACTACTACGACGCGGACAAGGTCCACCTCGACGGGGTCGTCTACAAACCCATCCCCGACGGCAACGTCCGGCTCGCCAACCTGCGGTCCGGCGACCTCCAGGTCGGCGACCAGATGGGCCCCATCGACGTACAGAGCTCCCTCACCGAGCCGGGGCTCCAGCTCTTCAACTCGCCCTCGCTCGGCTACCAGGGCATCGGCCTCAACGTCGGCAACGTCAAGGGCCTCGGACAGAAGCCGGGCAGACTCGACACCCCCATCGCCCGGGACGTCCGCGTCCGCGAGGCGTTCGAGCTCGCGATCGACCGCGACACCCTCAACAAGGTCGTCTTCCAGGGCATGTACGAGCCGGCCTGCGGTCCGATCTCCCCGCAGTCCGCCATCGCCCCCGGCATCAAGGCGCAGGACTGCCCGAAGCGTGACGTCGCCAAGGCGAAGGAGCTGCTGAGGCAGGCGGGGGTGAGCACCCCGGTGAAGATCGAGCTGAAGACCTCCACCACCCCCGAACAGGGACGCGTCGGACAGGTCCTCCAGGCCATGGTCAAGGAGGCCGGATTCGATCTCTCGCTGCGGCCCACCGAGTACGCCACCATGCTCTCCGAGACCGACGCCGGGGACTACGACGTCTTCACCAGCGGCTGGTCCGGCCGGCTCGACCCGGACGGCAACGTCGCCAACTTCCTCAAGACCGCGGGCGCCATGAACGCCTACGGCCTCGGCGACCCGGAGATCGACAAGCTCATCGCCGAGGGCAGCACGGTCTCCGACCCGGCCCGGCGCACCGAGATCTACGACGAGCTCACCCGGCGCGTTCAGGACGCCCACACGATGATCTACCTCTACCGGCAGAAGAACTACGTCGTCGCCTCGAAGGACGTCGCGGGCATCCGCGTCTACGGCGACGGACTGGTCCGGGTCACGACTGCGGGGTACACCCGATGA